A window of Phragmites australis chromosome 2, lpPhrAust1.1, whole genome shotgun sequence genomic DNA:
CCTTCCTTCGTACACCTCTCTCTTGCCCCCACACCATCCCCGACAAGGCAACAACCTCTCCGGCGGCGAAGCCGATGGAGGCCAGCTCCGGCGACGACGCTCCGAAACGCAACCCTCTCCCGTCCGCGCTCGTCTCCAACCTCCAGTCCGTGCTCGCCGCGCGCCGCCCGCCCCCGGCCGATGACGTCGgcaccgccgccggcgaggcggaggcggaggcggaggcccCAGCGGCGGAGGCTTCCGACGCCACAGCGGGAGATGGAGCCCCGGAGAGGCCTGTCGTCCTGCTGACCTGCGCCAGCGGGATCCGGTCGCCGGGTCTCGCGGCTCTCGTCGACGCCCTCGTCGCCGGCGGCTGCTGCGACGTCCACGTGTGCGCCCCCGAATCGTATGCCCCACCaacccgcccgcccgcccggcTTGTTGATTTCGCCTTGCATTGGTCTTTTGACCGCGGAATAGTCTTCGTTTCGGTTGGATGTGTTGTGAGCTTGTAGAAACTAACTAATTTCGTCGCTCTGTGATTCTAGAACTAAACTAATCTGTGGCCCTTTCTTGATTCAAAGGGATAAGCTAGCTTGCGGCCATTCAATTACCATCCGTGAGACCATCACCGCGACATCCGTGGATTTCACAGGGGCGAAAGCTTTTGAGATATCTGGTGAGGGTTATTCATTCATACCGTTCTCGAGTTATTTCTgtgcataatattttatttctgTGCTGACTTTGATGATTGCTAATGAAGGCACACCGGTGGATTGCGTCTCATTAGCATTATCTGGGAGGCTGTTTTCTTGGTCGGCACCGGCTTTGGTATCGTACTTGTGAGCTATGTTTATTGTTGAGAACCTGGATTTCCTGAGCATGTCATCAACTCATCATTGAGGATGATTTCATTTGGTTAATACAGGTGATCAGCGGTATCAACGCAGGGCCAAATTGCGGATATGAGATGTATGCTCTTGTTTCAGAAGTGATCCATTTATTGtttgttttctattttgttATTAATTCATTGCTGAATTCTGCAGGTTCCACTCTTCTGCCATTGCTGCCGCAAGGGAGGCCTTAATGTATGGGGTGCCTTCAATTGCAATCTCATTGAATTGGTGGGCATGCCTACACTTTTGTTGAATttatatttcaaattttctaCATCATTAATATGATTGTTCTATCCAATAACACAAGCTAACAATATGTGTTGGGTATATGTGACTAGGAAGAAGGATGAAAGCAAAGACAGTGACTTCAAGGATGCAGCTCAAGCATGTTTGCCATTGATAAGTGCTGCCTTGGCAGACATTGAGAAAGGAACTTTCCTCAGAGGGTGCCTGCTGAATATTGGGGTTCCAAACTCACCATCTGCAAATAAGGTTATTTTGTGAATGGTACTCTGAACCCTAAACTCCACTTTAGGGTGAATAGCAACACCATAGCTCTTGGATTACACGAACTCCTTTTACTTCTTTCACTTCGAAACTTAGATGGAAGCATATCTGGACCACTGTTGCTGCTGGCTAGAAAAATAAGCTCGATTTAAAAACATCATTTACTACTTTAATCTCCTTGGGAGTTTAGTTTAAAGACAAAGAAATGAGATTCCACATCACAGAGCATTAGCTGTTTGCCATGTTGATGTCAGACAAAAAAGGTGCATCTGCTGCCTGCACCATTGAAGGTTTAAGAAATCAATAAACTACAGTGAAGCTGCACTGTTTTGGCAAATGcgtccttttttttaaaaaaaatacataaatatatttttagctgTGTTTTGTCACCAGTAGTTCTCTTGTATCAACATACTGTATCAGAATATAGTCCTGTGAACATGTGAAACTGTGATATCTTGACTCTGAACTCCCTTAAGTACCATGGCATGTCAGATGTATCCCACTGTGGCAAAGCACTGTCTCATTTTGTGGCCTAATGGGTTAATAGCTTCTTCTCTGCATTATAAGTTCATAACTTAACTTCAACTGCTGAGCTGAACAGAATGATCAGCCATGTAGGCATTACCTTAGTGGCTTATCCACAAGCGCAACAATATGCCTCATTATTTCTTCATAAGAATTATGAGAATTGTAAGTTCACTAATTTATATGTAAGGCATGTCAACATTATTAATTAGAAGGACAACTATGATTTGTGGACATATTGATAATGGTGAACCACTTCACTTTACTTTAGCTTGAGTTAATTTGCATTCTTTCTGACAACTGTGATAGAAGAAACCTATAGCACGGACATAGTTTGGTTCTCTTtttaaatgtaattacttttaaaTTGTATATCTCATGATGCCAGGGTTTCAAGTTGACCAAACAGAGCGTATATAGTCCTGCTCAAAGTTGGCAAGCTGTGTCAACAAGCAGACCTTCATCTGCTGCTCACTTCATGGGCATGCATCAAAGCCTCGGTATTCAGCTGGCGCAGCTTGGGAAGGATGCGTCTGCAGCAGTAAGAAGACAATTCTTTTATGCCACAGAAATTTGTTACATCCTCATTAgcacatttctttaattgattTTTGCTTTCATCTTCAGGGAGCTGCACGTAGAGTTAATGCTCAGCGAAAGATAGTCGAGGTTGAGTCTGTTGCAGCTGCTGGGAAACAAGAGGTTCGAGAAGTAGTAAAGAAATTATTCCGTGCTGAGgtaattacattttctagtGGAGTCGAGAGCATGTTTCCAATCACATATGTAATATCCTCAAAGCATTCTGAGCATTATTTTCTTCTCTGCTTACATCAAAATGCAGTTCATTGAGAAGCAACATGAAGATTTAGATGAAGATATCGATTTGAGAGCATTGGAGAATGGATTtgtgagctctctctctctctctctctctctctctctctctctctctctctagtgtGGTGTGTCGTGTGTGTCCCTTTCAAAATGCCTAATTGTTTACCCCTCATTATACAACCTACAGATATCTGTCACTCCTCTGAATGTGCATGGGTATGTGGAGCCTGAAATTGGAGCCCCAGCTTCAGAATGGCTCTCAGCAGCTGTGTCTCTTGACAAAGAAAAGGAAGCTTCTCCAGCTATAGCTGACCAACAAGATGCTCCGCTTGCAGCTGAGGAAAAGGAAGCTCCTTCAGCAACCTGACGATGGCGATCTTTTCTCTCCTTTCTTATTGGTTTGATTTGTCAAGTCTTCTGCACGAGATATTTGTTCAGTGCAATGTCTATTTTTTGTTCATCCTCTACCGATTGCCCGTTTCCTTGGCCATGCAAAATGATTTGCATGCCGGAGCCTTAACCATGTAGGCGATGGCGTCCACTAGATGAGTACTGCCAGCCCCACTATTTTTTCAGTGTGGTTTGTTCCAGAAAGGTGTTGTATTCAGCATGTGATGGATGTGATTGATTTTGGTTGTTCCCATCTGAACAATGGCCACCGAATGTATTTTGACCGCATGTAATCTGAAATGGAATTGCAACCATTTAATGTAGCAACGTCATCTTGAATTCTGTATTTGCATCTAAGCATAATCTTGTCAGTTTTTTATGCTAGTGATTTGTAACGTGAGAAATCACAAATTATGCAGAAACGCAAGGCTCCGGTCTTTTGCGACATCGCCTCCAATGTTGCGTGTAGACCAAACCAGCTGGTTTCGTCTGAATGGCCAAACAGCCAGCTTCGGTAGTCTGGCATTAAGAAGTCCAGCATCACAACGATAATATACTGTCACCAGATAAATATGCAGAAGATTGCCACCAATTAGGAAGACAAACATTATTCCATTGAATCCAAAAATGATGACAGCATGTGTACGAATATCCGAGATTTCAGTTGAAATTTCACTTGATATACATTTCATGTGATAGAAAGGGTTCGTGGATTGTACAGTTGAAACGGCCCAGAATCCCAGCGTGGATCGGCCGAAAACGACACATTTCACTTTTGAGTACGGGGAACAAGCTTTTGTACATCCCTTTTTCGCCGAAGGCATTTTTACATCCCTAACACTACAAAAGAGCGTGCGAAATCTTTTTGCTTCAGCTTCCCCGATGCCATCAATGAGAGAAAAGTAGAAGGCAGCAGTAACTGTTCAGTTCTGCAGTACCTAGCAGTCTTCCATTGCCATTTGCCAAGCCACCCAGGGGCTCACTCTCGGTCTCAGCTGAAGCTGGTACACTGTTTTTTACACCTTTTGCTATTTTTACAGATATTCACAATAAATATGAACTCTGGCTTGGACAAAATAAACCAATGTGCATTTCTTCAATGCTCACATCATCAAACGAAGACTGCAGGCTGACTACTCTGAATCAATCCTAAATCTTTGTAGACCAACGTGTTCACTTGAGCTACCTGTTGACAAGCCCCTCTCCTTATTGTGGCCAGTTCTACCTACTCTTAAAGGACCTGAACTTGAATATCGTCGGAAAGAACCAGAGGCATCCAGAGCATCATAATGTGCTGATGAACTGAACCGCTCGGCAGATAGCGCTGGGTCGACGTCCATATCCAGACTAGCTCTACTCACAATATCAGCATCCTGGATATGCAAATCTTGGCTAAAGCTTGTGGATTCGTTGAACTCACTGCCTTCGTTGCATACCAACTTCAGAGCCTGAACAACTTCCCCCATAAATGGGCGCTGATCCACCTCAGGCTGAACGCACATAGAAGCAATGGCTGCTACTTTTGCAATGCTGTCAAATGGGACGCTATTCCCAAGTGAAGGATCTATGATTGTTTCCAAACCATCCCTGTTTGTCAGAAGAGAACTAGCCCATGCGACTAAGTTCTCTTGCCCTGGAGGTCTTGACATATCTACCGGTTTCCTTCCTgtaagaagctcaagaagaacaacaCCATAGCTGTAGACATCACTCTTTACTAGAAGATGCCCGGTCATTGCATATTCAGGAGCAACATACCTAAGAATAATCgatcataaatatataataaGTTGAGGATATTAAATCGGCTATGGAAGAGTAAAGAAAATGAGTTCAGATTCAACATACCCAAAGGTTCCCATAACACGAGTTGAAATATGCTCGTTTCCCTCACCCAAAGCTGTTCTTGCTAGGCCAAAGTCTGAAACCTTTGGGGTGAAGTCATGTTCCAATAAGATGTTACTTGACTTGAAGTCACGATGTATGACACGTGGACTTGAATCTTCATGCAAATAAGCAAGTGCACGTGCCGCACCTAGTGCAATTTTTAGCCTAGCATCCCAATCAAGTCGAGCAGCTTCCTTATCTGATCCTGCTTAGAATCACAATATTATTTCATTTCAAAAGTCCATGGATCCATAGTCTCCAAACTTGCCAATTTAGAGAGCAGAAGATATATACCACACAACCCACAAACCATAGTAAGATTTGAAAACACATGTTTGCATTTTGTTGGTATTAAGTATCAACAAATTCAACATAATGATATTCAAAACTAGTACTGATATGTTTTCATATGAGTAGCACCATTATAACAGCTCTATTCCACTACAGAATAGAGTCTGGATTCTCTAGTCAATTAAGTGTTTTGCTCATCTACATCTCTCGCCAAGAAAACGACTAAATAAAGTGATGAAGCAGAAGTTCTTGTGACAATGAAGAAAGTCTTAGAAAGTGAAGtcacagaagaagaaaaaacacacGAATTTACCATGCAAGTGAGATTCCACACTGCCATTTGGAATAAGCTCATATACCAAACACCGGCTATGCTCCTCTGTGCATATACCTATCAGCTTAACCAAGTTCCTGTGATGCAATCGGCTAAGCATCTCAACCTCAGCCAAAAATTCACGGGTACCTTGCTGGTCATCCCTCTTCAGAATCTTGACAGCAACCTGTTCTCCATCCTCAAGAATACCTTCATAGACACGTCCAAAACCACCCTCACCAATAATTCTAGACTCATCAAATCCCTGTGTAGCTCTTTCCATCTCAACCAAGCTAAACGTTTTGGCAGATCCTTTATATGTCACCATGCTTGAGCTGAAGGACGGTGATGCCGAAATAGGTCTGCTACCTAGCCTGCTCCCAACCACTACAGAACCAAGACCTGCATTTCCAATGCAACCATTGAAGGAAAAATGAATAAAATCAGTGCcatgaggttttttttttttgtaaagttGTAACTGTAAGTCTTAAGATTTATCAAAGATGATGCGAGTACTTCTACAGTTCACCCATGAAGCATGAAACAGAACACTTAATCTTCCACAGAAACATTTCTTTTCACTATAGAAGCAACACTTCTCACCTTCTCAGTGCTCAGCTCTTGAAAGCTATAAACAGAATAAGCATCTTAGCTCGCTAGTTTGCAGCACATACTAAGGCCTCAGAATGCCTTTAGGCATGGAAAGGATGATCAATAAGTCATGTTGTTCTCTAACATATACCTATAAAGATGTATTACAATCTGCTGCCAAATGGTTTATGTTTTCACAGAAAAAGGGGCAACTTATGTTTTTAGCAGAAAAGAGGTTCACCAAGCTGCATTTTGCTACGTTTTCAAAGGTGTCACACAGAAAGATAAAAGGTAATAATAATCCATGAACAGAATGTCTTGCTACCTGCAGGTTTTGCTGGCGTAAGTGATGCTTCAGTTAAATGGTTGCAGTTCTTAAGCTTGAAATAAATCGCCAATGCTGCTCCAGAACATAAAATAAAAGCAAAAATACTTGATAGAACAACTATTACAATTATGTCCCTgccttttcttcctctcttaTTTCCCACATCAACAGCAAGGGGGCGTAACCTTGGATCATTTACATTGCTAAGACCATTGTTCATGCTTCCCGCAGCTGCCGGCGGTGACGAAGGAAGACCTGCACGAGTAAATGAAACCATGCGTATCATGACCAGtgttttgaaaggaaaaaaagaaaagagcagCAAGTGAACTATGGACCTGAACAATAAAAAGTGATTTAAGAATCAAGTCAAATACAATCAACAAGATATATCCAAGAGGTTAACATAAGAATCTGATATTAAGTGGAACAACAATAAGTCACTGAGAACTCTCACCTGGGTAAAGAACATATAACACATCATAGTTTCCAAAATGCATAGTGTTTATGATAACCTGCTTATGCCAAAACCTTTCAAATACTAAAAGTGCTGTTGTATTGTCAAATTTTGCTCCCAGTGGCACAAGATCAATAAGGACAACTGTCTTCTCAGGGTCATCAGGTGCAGCATTTGCTCCCATAACACGGACTTGACTTTGATTCATGAGCACTCCAGACGCAATATCCTGCGCAAGTTCCGCGACCAGTGTAAAGAACGTGTACAATGCTATACCAAAACGAAGCTCGACTTTTATTGGCAACACACAGAGACATATTGTCCCCGGAGGAGTATTGGTCAGAGGATCTTGACAGGATAATGCCGTGCAGTCTAGCAAAACCAAAACGAAGATGAATGAACCACAGATAAGCAATGAGTAGCTGACTAATGTAGAGAAACTTTGCATTGATGAATTCAAATGGAACAAAGTATCCTCAGCATACATGAATTTGGTGGTGGAGGTAGCAACACTTGATTAGGGGCTGGTGCCAAAGCCTTGGGCTTTTTAAATGCAGGACTGTCAGGTGGATGCACAGGCGGTAGATCAGGTCCTGCATAGGTGTAATGGTATTGAGAAACCAGATTATATAGTTACATTCATATTAAAGCCATGGAAATCTAGATTACTTCCAGCCCCTGTTGGAGTTAACATTATCAAGGCGGAATCCCTTTTGACATATTTATAAAAGGTTGGAAATTTACTTGAGGCCTGTGTTACTAATATTACAAACACATTCAGATGCACATACCAGGGAAGGATAGTATGCGTATTCATGTTAAGAATGAGTCCCGATCCTGCTATGGATTAAATATTGGACTCTCAATCAAGTAACCATAGACTATTCTTGCACTAGAAATGTCTGTCATCTATTTATTTGCATGAGATGTCTTAAGACTTTCATGTTTCAACACTCAATGATGGCGGCATGCATGATTGAGCTTAAGTCTAACCAAACTTAACATGTTAGTACCTTCGACAAAATGAGGTGGTGCTTGTTTGGGACTGTTCTTAGGACATATGGCTGGAGCGTTTGTAGGGGCTAGAACAAATGAGGCAATGTAACAAGAGTGttcaaacaaataaatctaACCTGGAGAATACGATGGCGAATGATATTGTCGGGGATGGTGTGGAGCATATGCAGGATTTCCTTGTCCCTTTCCTTTTGATGGAGGCAAACGTACAGGTGCAGGTGCAGGTGCAGGACTATGATGTAAACCAGAATGCCCATGGCTTGGTGCAGAAGCATTATTAGTTTTATGCGGAGCAGGACTTATAACAGGTAAGGAACCTGCATCAAACATCAATTGACTGAGATGAATGCATTTATTTTTAGTAGTGTTTCCAGTAGGTGCGTGCCTTTGTGGTGTCTATGATTTGCAGGTGGTAAATGGCTGGAATGTTCCTCTGGAGGTGCCGCAACTGGAATGCCAGGTCCTTTCCTATGGATGATGGGGGACTTCGAGGGAGAAACAGCAGGTCCTGCACGACATAACTTCAT
This region includes:
- the LOC133908582 gene encoding receptor-like serine/threonine-protein kinase ALE2 isoform X9 yields the protein MGRCGGGAGGCCGGGFALLAAALVVSVLVIRGGGGLKQSHAPAVARKMVLSITSWHPQTNLDNVLHPSQVQDQRLESLAPQSSRTSPTGQETSRVPGASPPAEFPSQRKPPPGVSAVSPSPISSPAINGTRYGAPVAAPPWQSSTPSHYPHIEGPAIPPASTTSPPVLAPPIRSYPSSPAIGRQTQRSAASPETAVHPANHGKDHGVPVAAPSKGIHHDSIPVNNTHGKTHGAPVVAPPRRRHHQLPANNTYVKGPAVSPSKSPIIHRKGPGIPVAAPPEEHSSHLPPANHRHHKGSLPVISPAPHKTNNASAPSHGHSGLHHSPAPAPAPVRLPPSKGKGQGNPAYAPHHPRQYHSPSYSPGPDLPPVHPPDSPAFKKPKALAPAPNQVLLPPPPNSYCTALSCQDPLTNTPPGTICLCVLPIKVELRFGIALYTFFTLVAELAQDIASGVLMNQSQVRVMGANAAPDDPEKTVVLIDLVPLGAKFDNTTALLVFERFWHKQVIINTMHFGNYDVLYVLYPGLPSSPPAAAGSMNNGLSNVNDPRLRPLAVDVGNKRGRKGRDIIVIVVLSSIFAFILCSGAALAIYFKLKNCNHLTEASLTPAKPAGLGSVVVGSRLGSRPISASPSFSSSMVTYKGSAKTFSLVEMERATQGFDESRIIGEGGFGRVYEGILEDGEQVAVKILKRDDQQGTREFLAEVEMLSRLHHRNLVKLIGICTEEHSRCLVYELIPNGSVESHLHGSDKEAARLDWDARLKIALGAARALAYLHEDSSPRVIHRDFKSSNILLEHDFTPKVSDFGLARTALGEGNEHISTRVMGTFGYVAPEYAMTGHLLVKSDVYSYGVVLLELLTGRKPVDMSRPPGQENLVAWASSLLTNRDGLETIIDPSLGNSVPFDSIAKVAAIASMCVQPEVDQRPFMGEVVQALKLVCNEGSEFNESTSFSQDLHIQDADIVSRASLDMDVDPALSAERFSSSAHYDALDASGSFRRYSSSGPLRVGRTGHNKERGLSTGSSSEHVGLQRFRIDSE
- the LOC133908582 gene encoding receptor-like serine/threonine-protein kinase ALE2 isoform X12; the encoded protein is MGRCGGGAGGCCGGGFALLAAALVVSVLVIRGGGGLKQSHAPAVARKMVLSITSWHPQTNLDNVLHPSQVQDQRLESLGPAIPPASTTSPPVLAPPIRSYPSSPAIGRQTQRSAASPETAVHPANHGKDHGVPVAAPSKGIHHDSIPVNNTHGKTHGAPVVAPPRRRHHQLPANNTYVKGPAVSPSKSPIIHRKGPGIPVAAPPEEHSSHLPPANHRHHKGSLPVISPAPHKTNNASAPSHGHSGLHHSPAPAPAPVRLPPSKGKGQGNPAYAPHHPRQYHSPSYSPGPDLPPVHPPDSPAFKKPKALAPAPNQVLLPPPPNSYCTALSCQDPLTNTPPGTICLCVLPIKVELRFGIALYTFFTLVAELAQDIASGVLMNQSQVRVMGANAAPDDPEKTVVLIDLVPLGAKFDNTTALLVFERFWHKQVIINTMHFGNYDVLYVLYPGLPSSPPAAAGSMNNGLSNVNDPRLRPLAVDVGNKRGRKGRDIIVIVVLSSIFAFILCSGAALAIYFKLKNCNHLTEASLTPAKPAGLGSVVVGSRLGSRPISASPSFSSSMVTYKGSAKTFSLVEMERATQGFDESRIIGEGGFGRVYEGILEDGEQVAVKILKRDDQQGTREFLAEVEMLSRLHHRNLVKLIGICTEEHSRCLVYELIPNGSVESHLHGSDKEAARLDWDARLKIALGAARALAYLHEDSSPRVIHRDFKSSNILLEHDFTPKVSDFGLARTALGEGNEHISTRVMGTFGYVAPEYAMTGHLLVKSDVYSYGVVLLELLTGRKPVDMSRPPGQENLVAWASSLLTNRDGLETIIDPSLGNSVPFDSIAKVAAIASMCVQPEVDQRPFMGEVVQALKLVCNEGSEFNESTSFSQDLHIQDADIVSRASLDMDVDPALSAERFSSSAHYDALDASGSFRRYSSSGPLRVGRTGHNKERGLSTGSSSEHVGLQRFRIDSE
- the LOC133908582 gene encoding receptor-like serine/threonine-protein kinase ALE2 isoform X10, with the translated sequence MGRCGGGAGGCCGGGFALLAAALVVSVLVIRGGGGLKQSHAPAVARKMVLSITSWHPQTNLDNVLHPSQVQDQRLESLGQETSRVPGASPPAEFPSQRKPPPGVSAVSPSPISSPAINGTRYGAPVAAPPWQSSTPSHYPHIEGPAIPPASTTSPPVLAPPIRSYPSSPAIGRQTQRSAASPETAVHPANHGKDHGVPVAAPSKGIHHDSIPVNNTHGKTHGAPVVAPPRRRHHQLPANNTYVKGPAVSPSKSPIIHRKGPGIPVAAPPEEHSSHLPPANHRHHKGSLPVISPAPHKTNNASAPSHGHSGLHHSPAPAPAPVRLPPSKGKGQGNPAYAPHHPRQYHSPSYSPGPDLPPVHPPDSPAFKKPKALAPAPNQVLLPPPPNSYCTALSCQDPLTNTPPGTICLCVLPIKVELRFGIALYTFFTLVAELAQDIASGVLMNQSQVRVMGANAAPDDPEKTVVLIDLVPLGAKFDNTTALLVFERFWHKQVIINTMHFGNYDVLYVLYPGLPSSPPAAAGSMNNGLSNVNDPRLRPLAVDVGNKRGRKGRDIIVIVVLSSIFAFILCSGAALAIYFKLKNCNHLTEASLTPAKPAGLGSVVVGSRLGSRPISASPSFSSSMVTYKGSAKTFSLVEMERATQGFDESRIIGEGGFGRVYEGILEDGEQVAVKILKRDDQQGTREFLAEVEMLSRLHHRNLVKLIGICTEEHSRCLVYELIPNGSVESHLHGSDKEAARLDWDARLKIALGAARALAYLHEDSSPRVIHRDFKSSNILLEHDFTPKVSDFGLARTALGEGNEHISTRVMGTFGYVAPEYAMTGHLLVKSDVYSYGVVLLELLTGRKPVDMSRPPGQENLVAWASSLLTNRDGLETIIDPSLGNSVPFDSIAKVAAIASMCVQPEVDQRPFMGEVVQALKLVCNEGSEFNESTSFSQDLHIQDADIVSRASLDMDVDPALSAERFSSSAHYDALDASGSFRRYSSSGPLRVGRTGHNKERGLSTGSSSEHVGLQRFRIDSE
- the LOC133908582 gene encoding receptor-like serine/threonine-protein kinase ALE2 isoform X1 — translated: MGRCGGGAGGCCGGGFALLAAALVVSVLVIRGGGGLKQSHAPAVARKMVLSITSWHPQTNLDNVLHPSQVQDQRLESLDETISPSKQAVLPAMQPSAPPDHFYQSPNRELSPSIQSPGPIVGQAVPHSHIISPSFQTSNEVTNPHLRVPASLPSLPVQLNVPHPKISADTPTAAPFSQQKPWSSQPPSYLPSIGSQSTPPALSPLINDHSAPQSSRTSPTGQETSRVPGASPPAEFPSQRKPPPGVSAVSPSPISSPAINGTRYGAPVAAPPWQSSTPSHYPHIEGPAIPPASTTSPPVLAPPIRSYPSSPAIGRQTQRSAASPETAVHPANHGKDHGVPVAAPSKGIHHDSIPVNNTHGKTHGAPVVAPPRRRHHQLPANNTYVKGPAVSPSKSPIIHRKGPGIPVAAPPEEHSSHLPPANHRHHKGSLPVISPAPHKTNNASAPSHGHSGLHHSPAPAPAPVRLPPSKGKGQGNPAYAPHHPRQYHSPSYSPGPDLPPVHPPDSPAFKKPKALAPAPNQVLLPPPPNSYCTALSCQDPLTNTPPGTICLCVLPIKVELRFGIALYTFFTLVAELAQDIASGVLMNQSQVRVMGANAAPDDPEKTVVLIDLVPLGAKFDNTTALLVFERFWHKQVIINTMHFGNYDVLYVLYPGLPSSPPAAAGSMNNGLSNVNDPRLRPLAVDVGNKRGRKGRDIIVIVVLSSIFAFILCSGAALAIYFKLKNCNHLTEASLTPAKPAGLGSVVVGSRLGSRPISASPSFSSSMVTYKGSAKTFSLVEMERATQGFDESRIIGEGGFGRVYEGILEDGEQVAVKILKRDDQQGTREFLAEVEMLSRLHHRNLVKLIGICTEEHSRCLVYELIPNGSVESHLHGSDKEAARLDWDARLKIALGAARALAYLHEDSSPRVIHRDFKSSNILLEHDFTPKVSDFGLARTALGEGNEHISTRVMGTFGYVAPEYAMTGHLLVKSDVYSYGVVLLELLTGRKPVDMSRPPGQENLVAWASSLLTNRDGLETIIDPSLGNSVPFDSIAKVAAIASMCVQPEVDQRPFMGEVVQALKLVCNEGSEFNESTSFSQDLHIQDADIVSRASLDMDVDPALSAERFSSSAHYDALDASGSFRRYSSSGPLRVGRTGHNKERGLSTGSSSEHVGLQRFRIDSE
- the LOC133908582 gene encoding receptor-like serine/threonine-protein kinase ALE2 isoform X11, translated to MGRCGGGAGGCCGGGFALLAAALVVSVLVIRGGGGLKQSHAPAVARKMVLSITSWHPQTNLDNVLHPSQVQDQRLESLAPQSSRTSPTGQETSRVPGASPPAEFPSQRKPPPGGPAIPPASTTSPPVLAPPIRSYPSSPAIGRQTQRSAASPETAVHPANHGKDHGVPVAAPSKGIHHDSIPVNNTHGKTHGAPVVAPPRRRHHQLPANNTYVKGPAVSPSKSPIIHRKGPGIPVAAPPEEHSSHLPPANHRHHKGSLPVISPAPHKTNNASAPSHGHSGLHHSPAPAPAPVRLPPSKGKGQGNPAYAPHHPRQYHSPSYSPGPDLPPVHPPDSPAFKKPKALAPAPNQVLLPPPPNSYCTALSCQDPLTNTPPGTICLCVLPIKVELRFGIALYTFFTLVAELAQDIASGVLMNQSQVRVMGANAAPDDPEKTVVLIDLVPLGAKFDNTTALLVFERFWHKQVIINTMHFGNYDVLYVLYPGLPSSPPAAAGSMNNGLSNVNDPRLRPLAVDVGNKRGRKGRDIIVIVVLSSIFAFILCSGAALAIYFKLKNCNHLTEASLTPAKPAGLGSVVVGSRLGSRPISASPSFSSSMVTYKGSAKTFSLVEMERATQGFDESRIIGEGGFGRVYEGILEDGEQVAVKILKRDDQQGTREFLAEVEMLSRLHHRNLVKLIGICTEEHSRCLVYELIPNGSVESHLHGSDKEAARLDWDARLKIALGAARALAYLHEDSSPRVIHRDFKSSNILLEHDFTPKVSDFGLARTALGEGNEHISTRVMGTFGYVAPEYAMTGHLLVKSDVYSYGVVLLELLTGRKPVDMSRPPGQENLVAWASSLLTNRDGLETIIDPSLGNSVPFDSIAKVAAIASMCVQPEVDQRPFMGEVVQALKLVCNEGSEFNESTSFSQDLHIQDADIVSRASLDMDVDPALSAERFSSSAHYDALDASGSFRRYSSSGPLRVGRTGHNKERGLSTGSSSEHVGLQRFRIDSE
- the LOC133908582 gene encoding receptor-like serine/threonine-protein kinase ALE2 isoform X7 yields the protein MGRCGGGAGGCCGGGFALLAAALVVSVLVIRGGGGLKQSHAPAVARKMVLSITSWHPQTNLDNVLHPSQVQDQRLESLDETISPSKQAVLPAMQPSAPPDHFYQSPNRELSPSIQSPGPIVGQAVPHSHIISPSFQTSNEVTNPHLRVPASLPSLPVQLNVPHPKISADTPTAAPFSQQKPWSSQPPSYLPSIGSQSTPPALSPLINDHCQETSRVPGASPPAEFPSQRKPPPGGPAIPPASTTSPPVLAPPIRSYPSSPAIGRQTQRSAASPETAVHPANHGKDHGVPVAAPSKGIHHDSIPVNNTHGKTHGAPVVAPPRRRHHQLPANNTYVKGPAVSPSKSPIIHRKGPGIPVAAPPEEHSSHLPPANHRHHKGSLPVISPAPHKTNNASAPSHGHSGLHHSPAPAPAPVRLPPSKGKGQGNPAYAPHHPRQYHSPSYSPGPDLPPVHPPDSPAFKKPKALAPAPNQVLLPPPPNSYCTALSCQDPLTNTPPGTICLCVLPIKVELRFGIALYTFFTLVAELAQDIASGVLMNQSQVRVMGANAAPDDPEKTVVLIDLVPLGAKFDNTTALLVFERFWHKQVIINTMHFGNYDVLYVLYPGLPSSPPAAAGSMNNGLSNVNDPRLRPLAVDVGNKRGRKGRDIIVIVVLSSIFAFILCSGAALAIYFKLKNCNHLTEASLTPAKPAGLGSVVVGSRLGSRPISASPSFSSSMVTYKGSAKTFSLVEMERATQGFDESRIIGEGGFGRVYEGILEDGEQVAVKILKRDDQQGTREFLAEVEMLSRLHHRNLVKLIGICTEEHSRCLVYELIPNGSVESHLHGSDKEAARLDWDARLKIALGAARALAYLHEDSSPRVIHRDFKSSNILLEHDFTPKVSDFGLARTALGEGNEHISTRVMGTFGYVAPEYAMTGHLLVKSDVYSYGVVLLELLTGRKPVDMSRPPGQENLVAWASSLLTNRDGLETIIDPSLGNSVPFDSIAKVAAIASMCVQPEVDQRPFMGEVVQALKLVCNEGSEFNESTSFSQDLHIQDADIVSRASLDMDVDPALSAERFSSSAHYDALDASGSFRRYSSSGPLRVGRTGHNKERGLSTGSSSEHVGLQRFRIDSE